The Ictalurus punctatus breed USDA103 chromosome 17, Coco_2.0, whole genome shotgun sequence sequence tcagtgtctATGAACAGTTTCAGCACAGATTAGTGACAATATTATAGTCGGGATTACTTTGCGAAAATTTATCGAATTGTAAAAGATGACTGTTATTAAATAACACCGATACACatggtaaaataaaataaaagtaaggtGTAATGcgttggccgggaatcgaacccgggtcaactgcttggaaggcagctatgctcaccactataccaccaacgCAGGACAGATTTCAGAATTGTCGACGGAAAATCATatcataattatataatataattatacaaacccatttttgttgatttttatttttttataacaccACTACGGTGACCGAGAACtgcaaaagaaaacacaaatcagaaaatacattaacaaatcagacaaaacgGAAATATTTTCTGAATGAATTACTTATTGAAAGCGCTGATTGGACGACACATATGTCAATCAAGATATACAGGAAGTACAGCAGGCTGCGCCAGTACTGGAAAGTCAGttcgtgtgtgtgcgcatgtgttaatatgttttgtCCGTACTGCGATtcaagtaaaatgtaaatatctacGGCGTGTCCTGTGATCTGTTCCCCGTGGCTTAAGTTCTACCAGCAGCCGTATAAAATCATCACGTTTTACACACAACTTGTGTTTCTGCGAAAGCGCTAACCGTATTATCGGTATCCGAACAACTGTCCTGGTTCACACAGCTCTGCTCTTATAGCATTCCTTacttaactttttttaatgGGGGATCATTTATTTCCTCTAAACAAACCAGCGTCCTTTAGGTTTGTTTTTAGAGCGCGGAAGCTAATCTTTATGTTGTGTATGGTATGGTGACATCATAATCCAAAATCACCGCATAAGAACGTCCTTCCTCAAAGTAGAGCTGAATAAATTACACTTTCTCATTTCTTCACcatataaacttttattttctaacatttaaaGTTTCGCTATggacataaaaaaaagtttaaaataaacacagatgtCCACTAATGTACAAGAAACCAAAGTTGTTTACAATTTCTTACTTCCTGTATATCTTGATTGACAGAAGTGCCGTCCAATCAGCGGTAAGTAATCCATTCATCATTAAATAGACCTACCTTTTCCGTTTTACCTGTTTACCTGTCTCGTTAATGTCTTTTCGGATTTGTCGCCGTGTTtataatttgttattttgttttcggacttgttattttgttttcatattttgtgttttgtttttcacttctcGGCCACCGTACCGCTAACAACACAACTAGCTAGTTTGATAAATTAACTCGGTTGTCCGTTGTGTTCAGAAGCTAACGCGCTAATCCCAAATGCCTCCGTCCTCCCTACACGAGCGCACTACACTCACTATACAGTAAAGTGTTCTCTACGCCCTTTGtagtgattatatatatatcacaagcATGGGTTTGGGCCACTCGAGCCAACGTTGGGCGTGAGGACAAAGTCTCATGTTTGTGAGAAAGATATCTATAGAAATAGCCGGGTTTTTTGCAGTTAGTTAGAAAAATATAACGTCATAAGAAGGTTAGATTAACTAAACTAGCTAATCCAGCCAACTAGTGTTAGCTAGAATCACATCCTTGCGTCGGTTTGCTCATAAATATAATCGAGATGGATTTGTTTGCAGATCTTCCTGCTCCTACGAACAATACAGACTCTGGTAAGAAGAAATACTtcgattagagagagagaaagaaagaaagaaacaaacaaaataatctgcatttgttgtgttttttttctgaattgcTAGCCCTGGCTAATATAACCCAGCACGTGGAGGTGCTCCAGCTGGCTAGTCacagctagctagttagctaaagACGCTAAATGTTTATTAGGTGACGCTTGTAGAATTTGTGATCAATTTTAAACAGAATATGTGGTAAATATCGTGTGGGAGACGTTTGTTGTGGATGAATAAGCGTCAAACCTCCACCAAACACAATGAAGGGAAGAGTGTTAGCATAGTTCAGCTTAGCTAACAGACAGATAACAAAGCGTTAATAATAAGGCGCTCTGTGGGTTTTCTATGGTCTTACATGGACACCCTGAAGAGTTTCACTTCCCCAAATACAAACACTTAATtccttttattaatattaatctcACCTAGATACTGTAAATTAATACCTAAGAGCTGCTGCTGCATTCATAAacactgtcctgtgctcatcccagtgAACTCTTCCTGACAttctgctcatactgaacacaacacacactctatTCTGCCTTGTCTGGTAGGGTTGAAGGTTTTTGCATCTCTGTACATTCTgtaaaaacgtgtgtgtgtgtgtgttcaggcagTACAGCTGAAGACGGCGTGCAGGACCGAGGACCGAAGAGACGCAGGGACCCGTGCTCGGATGACGAGAAGAATGAGACGGAAAAGAAAGTTTGTAAAGGTTTTCAGCAtttacacactcgcacaccatcagacaaggtgtgtgtgagtgtgtgtggctgtgttcattgtgtgtgtgtgtgtgtgtgttgcaggattGGCTAAGCTGAAGGGTTTTGTGGCGGCACGGCGTGGTGAGCGGGACGACATGCAGGACGCTCACGTCATTTTACCTAACCTTCACACGCATGCAGACACACTACCTACACATgtgtgagtacacacacacacatattctctcGTTTATTCAGACTCAATCCCAAATCTCTCCCTTTTCTTTTGTACCAATTTATGACTTACACCTCACATAGTGCATCATGTATCTGGTAGAGAGctgtttgggacacagccgatgTCCGTCAAACTGTTTATACCGCTGTAAATgatctcgatctctctctctctctctctctctctctctctctctctctctctctctctctctctctccctgtgtgtgtgtgcaggtcgAGGCTGGCGTATTTTGCTGTGTTTGATGGTCACGGTGGTGCTCGAGCATCTCAGTTTGCTGCTGAACATCTGCATCGAACACTACTTAGCAAATTTCCTAaaggtttacacacacacacacacacatacacacacattcactataATGCTatgtactaccctactacacacacCAGATGGACGGAGAATAGGTGTGCGAGAATAGATATGATGCTGAAATTCTGTTTGCTGCTCTGTGTTCGGTCAGGAGAGGTTGAAAACCTGGATAAACTGGTGAGGAAATGCCTGCTCGACTCGTTTCGCCACACCGATGAGGAATTCCTGAAAAAAGCCTCTAGCCAGTAAGCGTTATGTCGATCGATTCAAGCgtgtagggctgggcgatacaATATCTCTATCGcgatgataaatgattacgcgatacacttttctgagatatcattggtatggtgatgtatttatttatttgtttgtttgtttgtaataatTACTAATTAAATTGTACTGGATGCCGTCGATTtgacttaattaaaaaaaacaacaacttaaaCTTCTTTGTCCTTGTAGGCCTTAAGGAAAAGTATGGTCAGAGTCACTTTAACGCATTTTTGCTCCGGTTTAGCGGACAGTTTGTTATATATCGGGATGTGTCGTGTATCATAGAGACGCCCTCGAGTATTGCGgtatgatgtttttgttgtgtgtgtttcaggaagCCGGTTTGGAAGGACGGCTCCACAGCTACGTGCGTGTTGGTCGTGGATGATGATCTGTATGTGGCCAATCTGGGAGACAGCAGAGTGAGTATATTTACAACTGCAGATTGTTTCAAGTACATGACTAATCCGGTGTTGGGTatgtgtgtgcgggtgtgtaGGTTTTTCAGCCCTGTGTGagaactagggatgtcacgataccaaaaatctagtagtcggtaccgataccaccaaaagtacacgatactcgatcccaaagtcgataccatggtttgggttatatatatatatatatatatatatatatatatatatatatatatatatatatatatatatatatctctatctctcacacCCCCATaatctgaatgcaagcattaatttaaattcactgatatggtggcagcccaaaaagatttattaaaagcatgaacatgtgaataattattagtgacatgaggctacatttagctgacaggacacgggctgaatggcgatgcatggtggcccattaggaggtagtgtataacactgcaatgtgttagcatcgttaacaaataactggctatcgcaaacattacatggagcataaggttagctggtttcacggctacaatgtaGCTgcttcaaacaaacataatataggaccggcTTTCAGGTtcttcaccaaattccaggggtttcctcactttgtttgaaatggCATCGGCTGCACACCGGCAACCGATGCTAACTTTCCTCTCAATGAGTTTTCCTCTCTCCGCCTCTCTGCCCCCCGAGTCAgggtggagctaaacttgttgccatcttctgtagttttttcccgtgtgcttgtaggcgttcttcttcaccacttgtggaccgactaaagcacttgcgcgtatttgctgcccccttcaggtctggaagaattgcaacctcggtacttTCACAACTAACCGTATCTTCACTActacagaaaaacaagtaccgtcacgttttaagaatgttggtaccgaagtatcggttctcgtgacatccctagtgagACCCAAATAACGGTAATAAACGGTACGACAGTTTTGCGACGACATTCTGCAGGTGGTACAACTGCAGAGTTTATttggggaagaagaaaaaataaataaatagataaatattcaaatgtgCCAAAACACATAGTTTAGCTGtagcatttctgatttttgacCTGTTGCTATGGTGATATGGGAGGCATGTAACAGATCtcttggggggggggacaattcagcgaaggggaaaggacgcgCAGTTGCTCCCGGTTACCTTTGCTTCGCCCCGATTTCATCTAGGagacctctgacctctgaaGGATGACCTCACCGggattgtgtgtctgtgtctgttcagGCAGTGCTGTGTCGTTTGGAGCACGCTGAGGACGGAgaggagaggtgtgtgtgtgtggctctcaGTAAAGAACACAATCCTACCATCTATGAAGAGCGCATGAGGATACAGAGAGCAGGAGGAACAGTCAGGTGGGCTTAGGGTTTGTGTAACGATGGGTACGGATCAGGGATACGCCAGATGAAATACtggaaatgagtgtgtgtgtgtgtgtgtgtgtgtgtgtgtgtgtgtgtgtgtgtgtgtatatagagatGGGCGTGTGCTAGGTGTGTTAGAAGTTTCCCGCTCCATCGGTGATGGCCAGTATAAACGCTGTGGAGTGATTTCAACGCCCGATTTGAGACGCTGCGCACTCAGCCCTAAAGACAAGTGAGACACACACTTTGTGCTGTAGAtctgtgatagtgtgtgtgtgtgtgtgtgtgtgtgtgtgtgtgtgtgtaagttgtATGTTAAACTGTATAaattgtgttagtgtgtgttttgttaatctgtcctgtgtgtgttcaggtttgTGATTCTGGCATGTGATGGACTTTTCAAAGTCTTCTCAGCAGATGAGGCTGTTCAGTTCATCAACAACATTCTacaggtgtgtgtttatatgcacATGGTGAAACAGCCTTACAACACTGCAATTGTTAAAATTGGGATTGACTGATGACCATTCTAGTTTCTGGTATGATGATGCTGGAGGTTTCGGATAGATTGGCAGTAAGGTTTTGGGCCAGTTAATTATGATGTACGATAATGGTTTTGGGGAATTTGACAATAATTTGATATTGCTGACAACAGTGGAGATCTCGGGGTTTGGGGCTGATtgatggtggtagtggtggATGTTAGGGGCTGattgatgatggtggtagtggtggATGTTAGGGGCTGATTGGTGGTAGTGGTGGATGTTAGGGGCTGattgatgatggtggtagtggtggATGTTAGGGGCTGATTGGTAGTGGTGGATGTTGGGGCTGATTGATGGTGCTGGTGGATGTTGGGGCTGATTGATGGTGCTGGTGGATGTTGGGGCTGATTGATGGTGCTGGTGGATGTTGGGGCTGATTGATGGTGCTGGTGGATGTTGGGGCTGATTGATGGTGCTGGTGGATGTTGGGGCTGATTGATGGTGCTGGTGGATGTTGGGGCTGATTGATGGTGCTGGTGGATGTTGGGGCTGATT is a genomic window containing:
- the ilkap gene encoding integrin-linked kinase-associated serine/threonine phosphatase 2C isoform X1, with amino-acid sequence MDLFADLPAPTNNTDSGSTAEDGVQDRGPKRRRDPCSDDEKNETEKKVCKGLAKLKGFVAARRGERDDMQDAHVILPNLHTHADTLPTHVSRLAYFAVFDGHGGARASQFAAEHLHRTLLSKFPKGEVENLDKLVRKCLLDSFRHTDEEFLKKASSQKPVWKDGSTATCVLVVDDDLYVANLGDSRAVLCRLEHAEDGEERCVCVALSKEHNPTIYEERMRIQRAGGTVRDGRVLGVLEVSRSIGDGQYKRCGVISTPDLRRCALSPKDKFVILACDGLFKVFSADEAVQFINNILQDESLETKEGQSVEDGRYEAACQKLATEAVRRGCADNVTVILISIDF
- the ilkap gene encoding integrin-linked kinase-associated serine/threonine phosphatase 2C isoform X2; its protein translation is MQDAHVILPNLHTHADTLPTHVSRLAYFAVFDGHGGARASQFAAEHLHRTLLSKFPKGEVENLDKLVRKCLLDSFRHTDEEFLKKASSQKPVWKDGSTATCVLVVDDDLYVANLGDSRAVLCRLEHAEDGEERCVCVALSKEHNPTIYEERMRIQRAGGTVRDGRVLGVLEVSRSIGDGQYKRCGVISTPDLRRCALSPKDKFVILACDGLFKVFSADEAVQFINNILQDESLETKEGQSVEDGRYEAACQKLATEAVRRGCADNVTVILISIDF